The proteins below are encoded in one region of Hordeum vulgare subsp. vulgare chromosome 3H, MorexV3_pseudomolecules_assembly, whole genome shotgun sequence:
- the LOC123441294 gene encoding probable ubiquitin-conjugating enzyme E2 23 produces MAASPNLYFLDLVKSGRMLIDRGIVLPDGEVDNIYLPVDTFKLLRIDDSVVYKKMADIKVVDRSHLYPGQVVGSARDMGGQIGVVTGVNTVLSLVKLDNDGLPTKVIRGVSPSSLRRIRSLNLGDFVVSGPWLGRIVEVSIDVDVLFDDGAVCRGQQVSLPGNGPLFKDARWLSGYWHPYRQVGTIMKVETSAVLVYWVASMHCGTDKGLVQASAPPAYQNPDHLTFFCASYNCCWGLADRCLFRETSSTQGDVAPDQSGDPDADADAADDDEEEEEEEEYNACSQDNQDVCESSTSPELLPTKQNDARFYRKQLRKVVFEGHRRGRRLQVMRHAEVEFPMVVADTCTTVDVLWQDGTRQHGRRSATIAPFGILNEQEFLPGQHVVANVFPTNDAVDDHDDMTTTSVHNDNVASGIVPTERVGIVKSVQYGDQTVTVSWFKTLGHLHEPREVDCEETVSAYDLKLDSNHSAYYGDIVIRLLPSGSTDDGESAPLLKGNKKKYDLSWVGRVVEVPNGQVQVKWGDGSMSTVSAHDVAVVNDEHYMELWLEMGDWVEDNGIDDPPEEQVAANTEIDLQNLDNDVEGVNLAMSRTSLLGFSFRSLLQLTSHMVARGKGYLANWRPSLSSLPSSELPALANDVSTGAAATETSDAAADVTSHGLAGGAKAAYATCVCDESFRFPRFDVLQISPLDHHYLDTTDQVASRAKSWAKTVQKEWKILENDLPETIYVRAFEDRMDLLRMVMVGASGTPYHHGLFFFDLQLPPSYPSAPPQVYYHSFGLRLNPNLYESGTVCLSLLNTFGGEGTEVWSSTASSLLQVVVSIQGLVLNDKPYYNESGYETLVDKPEGCRNALSYNENAYLLTLRTMQYLLRRPPQGFEEFVKEHFRRRGRFVLKTCNALLQGNIVDNAHATEASRRPCSDGLRLALTNMLPSLVAAFTEIGAEGCQEYQ; encoded by the exons ATGGCAGCATCTCCCAATCTTTACTTTCTCGACCTCGTGAAATCCGGCCGCATGCTCATTGACCGTGGCATCGTTCTCCCGGACGGCGAGGTGGACAACATATATCTCCCTGTCGACACGTTCAAGCTCCTGCGCATCGATGACAGTGTTGTCTATAAGAAGATGGCCGATATCAAGGTGGTCGACAGGAGCCACCTGTACCCCGGACAGGTGGTCGGGTCGGCGCGCGACATGGGCGGCCAGATTGGCGTCGTCACGGGCGTCAACACCGTGCTGAGCCTGGTTAAGCTTGATAACGACGGCCTGCCGACCAAGGTCATCAGGGGTGTGTCCCCGTCTAGCCTGCGGCGCATTAGGAGCCTCAACCTTGGTGACTTTGTTGTGTCCGGGCCGTGGCTCGGCCGCATCGTCGAGGTGTCGATCGACGTCGATGTGTTGTTCGATGACGGAGCAGTCTGCAGG GGGCAGCAGGTCTCCTTGCCAGGCAATGGTccactcttcaaggatgctcgttggCTTAGTGGCTACTGGCATCCTTACCGGCAAGTTGGCACCATCATGAAGGTGGAGACGTCTGCCGTCCTCGTCTACTGGGTAGCATCGATGCATTGTGGCACGGACAAGGGGTTGGTGCAGGCATCCGCTCCTCCAGCCTACCAGAATCCAGACCATCTTACATTCTTCTGCGCCTCGTACAATTGCTGTTGGGGGCTTGCCGACCGTTGTTTATTTCGTGAAACTAGTTCCACCCAAGGGGATGTAGCTCCTGATCAAAGTGGTGATCCTGATGCTGACGCTGATGctgctgatgatgatgaggaggaggaggaggaggaggagtacaatGCATGCTCACAAGACAATCAAGACGTGTGTGAATCATCAACCTCTCCGGAGCTACTACCCACGAAACAGAATGATGCGAGGTTTTATCGGAAGCAGCTAAGGAAGGTCGTCTTTGAGGGCCATAGACGGGGGCGACGGCTACAAGTCATGAGACATGCGGAAGTGGAGTTTCCCATGGTCGTCGCCGACACATGCACCACTGTGGACGTGCTGTGGCAGGACGGCACACGACAACATGGCAGACGGTCAGCGACCATTGCCCCCTTTGGGATCTTGAATGAGCAAGAGTTCTTACCGGGACAACATGTTGTCGCCAACGTTTTTCCAACTAATGATGCCGTTGATGACCATGATGACATGACAACCACTAGTGTCCACAATGACAATGTTGCGTCTGGAATTGTACCAACCGAGCGTGTGGGCATCGTCAAGAGTGTGCAATACGGGGACCAGACAGTTACTGTATCATGGTTCAAGACCCTAGGGCACCTACATGAGCCTAGGGAGGTGGACTGCGAAGAAACCGTCAGTGCTTACGACCTAAAGTTGGACTCTAACCACTCTGCCTACTACGGTGATATTGTCATTCGTCTCCTACCATCAGGATCAACAGATGATGGTGAAAGCGCGCCCTTGTTAAAGGGaaacaagaagaaatatgatcTTTCATGGGTGGGGCGGGTAGTTGAAGTTCCTAATGGGCAAGTCCAAGTCAAGTGGGGTGATGGTAGCATGTCAACG GTATCAGCCCATGATGTCGCCGTCGTCAATGACGAGCACTACATGGAGCTATGGCTTGAAATGGGCGACTGGGTAGAGGACAATGGCATCGATGACCCACCCGAAGAACAGGTTGCTGCCAACACG GAGATTGATCTTCAGAATCTAGATAACGATGTCGAAGGAGTCAATCTCGCAATGTCGAGGACAAGCCTTTTAGGTTTTTCATTCCGGTCTTTGCTGCAATTgaccagccacatggtggctcgaGGTAAAGGATACCTGGCAAACTGGCGGCCCTCCTTGTCATCGTTACCAAGCTCAGAGTTACCCGCGCTCGCGAATGATGTTAGTACCGGTGCTGCTGCAACGGAAACCAGTGATGCTGCTGCAGATGTGACCAGTCATGGTTTGGCCGGGGGGGCCAAGGCTGCATATGCTACCTGTGTCTGCGATGAATCGTTCCGCTTTCCTCGTTTTGATGTATTGCAGATCAGCCCTCTGGATCACCACTACCTTGACACTACAGACCAG GTGGCTAGTCGTGCGAAGAGCTGGGCCAAAACAGTGCAAAAGGAATGGAAAATTCTGGAGAACGACTTACCAG AAACTATCTACGTGCGAGCGTTTGAGGACCGCATGGATCTGCTCCGGATGGTGATGGTGGGCGCGAGCGGGACACCATACCATCATGGTCTTTTCTTCTTCGATCTGCAGCTACCACCGTCGTATCCATCTGCCCCACCGCAAGTGTACTACCATTCCTTTGGCCTACGCCTCAATCCCAACCTCTATGAGTCTGGTACGGTGTGCCTCAGCCTGCTAAACACATTCGGTGGCGAGGGAACCGAGGTCTGGTCCTCAACGGCGTCAAGCCTCCTCCAAGTCGTTGTCTCCATCCAGGGCCTTGTCCTCAATGACAAACCATACTACAACGAGAGCGGCTATGAGACACTGGTCGACAAACCGGAGGGCTGCCGCAATGCGCTGTCGTACAATGAGAATGCTTACCTGCTCACCCTCCGGACCATGCAATACCTTTTACGGCGGCCACCTCAGGGGTTTGAGGAATTCGTTAAAGAACACTTTCGCCGTAGAGGAAGGTTTGTGCTTAAGACATGCAACGCGTTGCTGCAGGGAAATATTGTCGACAATGCCCATGCCACTGAAGCGAGTAGGCGGCCCTGCTCGGATGGGTTAAGGCTTGCACTCACCAACATGCTGCCGAGCCTTGTGGCAGCCTTCACAGAGATCGGAGCCGAGGGGTGCCAAGAGTACCAGTAG